The Comamonas endophytica sequence GCGGAAAATTCATCAACGGCCCGACCACCGGGTCGGGCGTCGAAACCGGGCCCGTCCCCATCCCGGGCACGACCGGCGCGGGCACGGGCGGCACCGGCACGGCCGGCACGGACGCGGGCACCTCGCCGGGTTCGGCCAACAGCACGCCGGCCGGCGACGGCACCTCGCCGGGGTCGGGCGGCATGCCCGGCAGCGGCACCGGCAATACGGCCCGCTGACGCGCCGCAGGCGCGCCTGGCAGCAGCGCGCCTCGCGCCCGCGGCGGGCCTGAGGCGCGGCAGTGATCGGCCACCGATTCGACAACAGGAGTCGCTGTGCAAACAACCAACAAAGACGTGATGCAGGAATCGGCGCGGGTGGTGGACGAGAAATCCGACATCCCCGATGGCCCGAACGTGGGGCCCAGCCCGCAAGAGCATCTGGCGGCAAAGGGTATCGTGAAGCCGCCTGCCGAGCCAGCGGAGTTGCCGGGCGGCGCGGACAAAGGCTCCGAAGCCGGCGCTGCGGCCACGCGCAGCTAGTCAGCAGCCACCGGCAGCCTGGCAGTCACCTTGATCTCGAACTGGAAACCATAAAGCCAGGTCACGCCCACCCCTGTCAGCGTCGGGTAGGGCGCTTCGCCCCAGAATTCCGGCACGATGCGCCAGATGGTCTCGAAGTGGGCTTCGGGATCCACCACGAAAACCGTGACATCGATCACGTCCTCGAAAGTGCAGCCGGCAGCTTCCAGCACCGCATTCAGGTTGGCAAATGCGCGCCGCACCTGGGCCTCGAGCTCCGGCTCGGGTGAGCCGTCCTCGCGGCT is a genomic window containing:
- a CDS encoding RidA family protein, with the translated sequence MTQRDVVFPAGRQALYERNRYSPAVRANGLLFVSGQVGSREDGSPEPELEAQVRRAFANLNAVLEAAGCTFEDVIDVTVFVVDPEAHFETIWRIVPEFWGEAPYPTLTGVGVTWLYGFQFEIKVTARLPVAAD